From Faecalicatena sp. Marseille-Q4148:
TATGGTATGTGAGCCTGCACTTGCATTTTGTGCAAGGGAAATCGAGCTTGGATCTTATCTGCTGCTTGGCAAAGGCGAAGAGGCAACGGGAGGACGCAGGAGAGATTCTGTAACATCGGATGCACTTGAGGCGTTGATCGGAGCAATTTATCTTGATGGTGGTTTTGCTAGTGCAAAAGAGTTTATTCACAGATTTGTACTGAGTGATCTGGAAAATAAACTTCTCTTTTATGATAGCAAGACTATCCTGCAGGAGATGGTACAGGCCGGACATGAGGAAGAATTATCCTATGTGCTTGTCAAAGAAGAGGGACCGGATCACGACAAGACGTTTGAGACAGCCGTCTACATTGGAGACTTCTGTTATGGATCGGGAACCGGAAGAACGAAAAAAGCATCGGAACAGGCCGCGGCATATTGTGCGATCCGTAAGATGAGAGAGATGAAGTAGGTGCAGGATGTATTTAAAAAGTATCGAAGTGCAGGGCTTTAAGTCGTTTGCCAATAAGATTATATTTGAATTTCATAATGGAATTACAGGCATTGTCGGACCAAACGGAAGCGGTAAGAGCAACGTGGCAGATGCTGTGCGTTGGGTACTTGGAGAACAGCGGGTGAAACAGCTGCGCGGAGGAACAATGCAGGATGTCATTTTTTCCGGAACAGAGAACCGTAAGCCGTTAAGCTACGCGATGGTAGCGATTACGCTTGACAATTCCGACGGACAGCTGCCGATTGATTTCAAGGAAGTGACGGTAACTCGTAAGCTGTATCGTTCGGGAGAGAGCGAATATCTGATTAATGGAAGCACATGCCGTCTGAAAGATGTGAACGAGCTGTTTTATGATACCGGTATTGGAAAAGAAGGATATTCCATTATTGGTCAGGGGCAGATTGATAAGATTCTTAGCGGAAAACCAGAAGAACGCAGGGAGCTTTTCGATGAAGCAGCAGGTATTGTGAAATTTAAGCGGAGAAAGAATATGTCGATCAAGAAGCTGGAAGACGAGAAGCAGAATCTTGTTCGCGTCAATGATATTCTCTCAGAGCTGGAGCGTCAGGTCGGACCGTTGGAACGTCAGGCGGAGACGGCAAGGGCTTATTTGAAGAAGAAAGAAGAACTGAAAAAATATGACATTAATCTATTTCTTCTGGAATCGGATCGGCTGAAAGAACAGTTGGATGCGTTGGAGAAGAAATTACAGATTGCCTCAGAGGAGCTTGATGCGGTAAATCAAAGTTATGAGGAGACGAAGACAGCATATGAGGCTATGGAAGAAGAAACAGATGCTGTGGATGCCAGAATTGAGAAATCTAAGACACAGTTGAATGAGACGACACTTTTGAAGCAGCAGCTGGAAGGAGAGATTAATCTTCTGAAAGAACAGATTCATAGTGTGCGTATGAGTGATGAGCACTATGATCAGAGATATCAGGCAATTCAAAGTGAAATGAAGGAGAAACAGAAGCAAAAAGAAGCGTTTGCAGAAGAAAAGCAAAAACTGAAAAGAGAACTTTCAGAGAAGCAGATATTAGAAGAAGAGGCTAAGAAAGCTCTTATCCAGATTCAGTCTCAGATTGCAGATATTTCTTCGAAAGTAGAAAATGCTCAGAGCGACATTTTCGGGATATTAAATAGCCGTTCTTCTACAAAA
This genomic window contains:
- the rnc gene encoding ribonuclease III: MSRNLKQLEERIGYQFHDFELLRHAMMHSSYTNEKHLKKYQCNERLEFLGDAVLELISSEYLFLNYETKSEGEMTKTRASMVCEPALAFCAREIELGSYLLLGKGEEATGGRRRDSVTSDALEALIGAIYLDGGFASAKEFIHRFVLSDLENKLLFYDSKTILQEMVQAGHEEELSYVLVKEEGPDHDKTFETAVYIGDFCYGSGTGRTKKASEQAAAYCAIRKMREMK